One Dermacentor albipictus isolate Rhodes 1998 colony chromosome 10, USDA_Dalb.pri_finalv2, whole genome shotgun sequence genomic window, taaaaaaagaaacatggcgcATTGAGTGCTAGCGCCCAAAGAAAGGTCCCCTTCTTCACAGTGAGGCTGTGAATATATTCTTGCTATTGATGCCACATTCTATGCGCCGCGTAATTGGCACAGACACATTTAACAAATTTTGGAGTTATACGCGTCAAGTTCTCAATACATTGatcaggcatgccgtagtggcgcacTTTGCCATAACCTAGACCAACTGAGATTCGACAGTGTGTGCCCAAATCTGAGTACAGGAGCGGtctcgcatttcgtccccatcaaaacACGGCCACCCGTGGCCAGGATAAGACCCGCATGCCAGGAGTTCAACAGCCACACGCAATAGTACTGGCTTACTGAAGCAGGTGACAAATCCATTTCACAGAAGTAATCCTTGTATAACGGGATACGCAAAGAGATAAACAGCAGGCGCGCCACCCAGGAGAaacttcattttttgttttgttttgcctaGGTACTTGAATTCCGCCCGGAATTGCTTCCTTGAATAAAATAGTTTACCTACAATACCCGTCTATACGGCCCATAGGCGGCAGCATGTCGATGACTTTTCACTGCTCGGTACGAAGTAGCTGGGTGCGAGGTAGGTGAATTCACGGCAGCGGCTGTAAAGGGACGGGCGGGAAGATGCTATAGTACTCCTACACTGAATAATATGCGTTCATGCGAAAATACCAGATACTGACAAAAATTCTACCTGAAAGTTTCAAGGGCTACGGCCCAATTTAATAGCCTTCTAGGTGTACTAGAATATTAAACATCATCAGTATAAAAAGATTACATTTCAGTAAAGCTGCTGCATCAAAAATATAATGCTGataatttgaatgaatgaatggatgaatcgACGCTTTATCTTCCGGGCGAAGGGAGACTGGGACTACAGGAATGAATGCCTGACAGAGGTTCCAGACCCCACAGTTACAACAGCGGTTATAATCAGTACAAATGAATACATATAAAACGTACATACATTTCGAACAAGAGAGCATAATTTCAGTAATAAAAACTGAATAATATTTGTTCATTGGAATGAGGAAGCCGCATAAGCACGAGCCCAAATGTTATCTATGTGCGCTCTTTGTTAGGTCATACAAGCATACATACAGATGCAATAAAAGGAAAATATCAATAATTAAGGAAAGAAAATGTCATCGGATAGTCATAATGCACTAAGCTCTTTTTTGTATGAGCTTTCTGAAACCTTAAAATCTAACAGTTCTCCTACCTTGTTTAATGTTTCTATCGACTGATACATGAAAGTTTGTTTACCTTAATTTGTTTTCGGTAAGTGTCTGCTATTCCTGTATACTGAATAACGAGATATGTCCTTGTTGTCTATTTTGGTGGATAGTTTTCGTTTATGTATGGCGACCAGAAGCGTCTTATATTATGCCTGCTCGAAGAAGGGAGTAGTGTTGAAATAATGGAGCTGTTTCAAAGTCTACCAAACGGCCATGGTAATTGCAGTAGATACGAAAGATTCCTTGCTGTAAAAGAATTAACTTGTAGTTTGTTTCCCAAACCAAGGCCCCATAGCAGAGTTATGAGTAAAGGATAGCATTGTATAACTGTCATTTGAACCAAAGCGGATTGAGATGGATTATCCTGTTAATGATACCGACAGATTTAGAAAGGTCATTGCATAGCATCCTTATATGTGAACTCCAAGATACATGTTCATCAAACCATACGCCTAAGAATTTTTGTTATTGGACATGGTTAATTGCCGTACCATTGTAATATGTTTATATATGTTAGTGTCATTGCGTATGTTCTTGTTATTAGCCCTGAATAAAATGTATGTTGTTTGTGCAGTATTTATTTCAAGACTATTTTCACTCAACCAAACTAATAGGCGATTTAGATACGCATTAACGCTGACAGAAAGTTCAGAAGTGTCATTGGATGTAAAAAACACGTTGGTAACATCGGCATACATTGCCAAGTCAGGTGACTCGGGTATTCATACAAGATCATTTACATACACCAAGAACAATAGTGGGCCCAGTTTTGAGCCCTGAGGTACACCCTGTTTTATAGGTAAAATGTCAGAGGGAATCGAATTTATCTGGAAAAATTCGAGACATATGTTGGTCATACCCTTATTTTTGCAGTACCTTGTGGGCACTTCTGCGATAAGGCAAAAATAAGAAGCCGCCATTTCTTCCAGCCAGAATTATACGCAGCAAGAAATGTGCTTTCAGAACACGCGTTAAATATGCAATTGGTGCAGACACTTGTAAGTGTTTTGTATGAAACACGTTACAAGGAATGCGGCCAGCGAAGCCACGAATTCAAGCAGCGACTTCTTAGTAAGCGTAACGTCGTGGCCACGCAGCTAGTGTCGGTCCATTTCTTATACAAAAAACGTACTGGCCCCCACAGTGCATAGAAACACTGTGTGATTTATCAACTTGGCCGAGAATCATGTTAGAGAATGCCATAAGAAGCGCTACCAAGTAAACGAGACGAGACATGCCACTAAATATGTAATGGTGCCTATTTTGGATTCAGCAGCAAGTATGTCGTTTGGACGGAAGAGAGCAATACAGGAGAAAGAATAGCTTCGAAGCATTAAACCTTAGCCAACACATAGTAGGCTTCAAAGAAGGTATTCGTGTTTTTTTACATTAATTTcgacgaagcactgatgcaaataTCACCAATGACTGCAAGTTCTGTCACCTCTGTTATGATTTCTCCGTCCGAACAATCTCTACCAGCCCTATGTTAAATGGACCCCAAAAAACATCGTCTTATACAGTTTCTCGGTTGAAACAATACCACCTAAATGAGATGGTGAGTCCGCCATCTTGTTTGGTATGTCGGTTTCTCTGCAGAAATAAGACGTAGCCTCAGGTATAATGCTTCGACCTTGACCTCGAGCGTTGCCGTACCCGCCACAGAgccttagcggctatggtgccgagttcctgagcacgaggtcacggggtcGATTCCcagtcgcggcggccgcacttaGATGAGAGCAAAATGCAGAAAACGCCTGTGTCCCATGCACTGGGGCCACATTAAGAGACCCCAGCtgatcagaattaatccggagtcctccattacggtgtgccttataatcagatcgcgATTACGGCGCGTAAAAGCCCAGTTTAATTCCATTGATTAGCCTTTCCCCACGTAGTACACCATAGTTTGATGACACGTTCTGCTGCTGAAAGCAGCGTTATTTGACACAACATTGCTAATGCACCGCAATAACTTGGGTTTTCAGATGAAATATTGAAGTAACTGCCATGTTCGGTTACACAGAACGGTTAAACTTAGTATTTTATCTCCTGTACCCTGACACTGCTCCTTTCAATGAGCTGTGCCAGAAAGTGATAGCATTACCTGTACTTGTGCATGCCCAATTTTGTGTTCGAGCTAAGTAAAAACAAGTTAGTACATGCCATACAAAAAGCAAAATTAGTTTAGGCGTTATGAGGATAATGTCGGAATGGCGCGTTGCTGCTAATGGTCTCACGAGTTCTGTGTATGACGTTCGGCGTATGAAAGTCTTCAACATCATAGCTTAGTTTTGATAGCAATTACCTGAAAAGTATACGAGATAGTACTGCTACAATTGTCGTGACTCTCACGCTGTCTTCATAACATTTCTTGTGGCATCACGGTCATACTGCCCTGGCACCGTCATCCATCCATTGTCATCGTTACAACCATGTTTTCTTCTCCGTTTTAACGTCAGCCGAAGTCTCTAAAGTGTACTACCTACTGAaaattccaaaatattttaaaggtTCCCTGGACGCCTGTTTTTTATAGTATTTTGTATTCTGGCAATCTTCTTATGTCATTTGCCTGTTTCTTTTGCCCCTTAGTTTCTTTGCTTTAAATATGACTGCGTAGAGTGCCACTTCTTGCTCTCTTGTTTCGTAAATGACATACTTACTCTCGCTCTTCAATGTTCCTTCGACAGCAAACGTAATATATGTGTGTCATAACATCCACAATGAAGAGGAACAGCTTAGGGTGATAAGTACGAGCTGAAAATAAAAAACGCTTAGTACGCGATGAGCCTGGGAAATAACCCAGGAAGGAGCCTATCGGCATAAAAGCAGGTATACGTGTCCCCAGTGCGGAAATGCAGACCACCATTTCTGTCGGTAAATTTTAGTGTATACTGAAGACATTTTTTCATCGGTGCCAGACCTGTTGATTGTTGCCTTCAAAGCAGCGTTACTGAAATATTCGCAATGCCTGCGATTTCTCTTGCCTTTATTATTATAAATCCTTCCAACTATCTTTAGAACACACCCTCGACAGTTTTTAAGTACAAAGATTATTCCCGAAACACGATCTTGAGGCCGTTATGTTCTTTCGTATGCCAGTTACCCTGCAGAAATAATACGTGAAGTCACGCCTAATGCTACGACATCGACCTTGAACTTTCACCCACGTAGTGCACCATTATTTTATGGCACTTTGTGCTGCTGAAATTGAGAACATTTGCTCTCAATGTTCTTGAATGTATTTCCCATAAAACGGGTACTTTTAGCCTGTTCACCTAGATCCGTACAAGTTATGCATTTGAACGTATTGAGACAGGAAAGGGGTGTTCATTTTCAAAAAATGTCCCTAAAGTTGCTCTGGGAGAACTTATCGCATTCCCATTTTATTTACCTGTTGCCTAGATGTCGCTACATTTCTAAGTGTAACAGTCATTCGGTTCAAATGTTACCTTATTTCATTCGTTCTTCAAGCTTGTGTAGTCCCTTGAGCTTCAACAATTCCTGTGCATTTGTTCCCTATGTGCGGTGGTACTTCCCGGCTAGGAAATTATAAGGAGCTCGCAAGCAACAGCGCAGTCAAACGTGATTTTGGCATTGTTTCAGGAACTGGGAGGAGCGTCTGTAAAGCGCATGTTTCGTCAGCAAGAAAACCCCGCAATACGCAATGaagctttttcttaatttcagagGCATACCATTACAGCGCCGCTACATATTTGATTTGATTCACACGTCGCGCTTCCTGCGCTAGGAGGCGTGGTGATAAAAGTCTTGCTTTCTCCTTTAGAAGTACTCGCCATAACCGTACCGCTGCCTCTGCTCGAAAATGTGGCGACGAAATCTTctggcatttcttgtaatgtacGTGGAGCTGCTTCCTGCTGTGGAGGTCAGTTCAATGAATTTTGTGGTCGCCTTGGTAGGAAGGGTTACAGTAGACCTTCTGACTAGTCTGCTGCTAGCTTTCATCGCAGAAGAGTCGTTTCTCTAACTGGAAGGCACGACAAGTGAATGCACTTTTTTCTATTCTGGTCTTTCTCGCAGGAGATGTTTGCTTTTTCTCTCCTATTGTGTGCGCGCCTTCGAACGCTGGGGTTTGCCGTTTGTGAAGCTATGTACCAAGTGTCGCAGCACGAGACTCTTCTCTTGAAGCTGTAGAAACAGCTTTTCCGTTTTCCCGTTGGGCGCTTCGGCGTGAGGGGTGTTGGTTTCTTTGCTCGGTGTCGTGACACGCTGATTAACGGCATCGCTAGGGTAGATCACATGTTGGCCACGGCGAGATGAAATCTCGGAGGCGATCCACGGCAGGTAGAAGTGAAGGTTCGTGTGCAGGCTGGTGCCGTTTGGTCGAGCGCAGCCCAGTCCAAACGACACGATGCCCACTTGGTAGCCAAGCCCGTGTCTCCACATGGTGACAGGACCACCAGAGTCACCCTGTAAAATAAATGTATACGCATATGATGCGGTATGCAGGTCATGGGAACCACGATATTTCCCGGAGCGCGCTGCTCGTTGAAAAGAAAAATtcgaggcttagcttggttaagccaggaatgcgttgcatattgcgcgaattggggcccagcttttcccccggctgtcgtgacgtcacgtcacatggttgcgctaaaggtcaatggtggctgcccggccgcgcccaaggactgaactgagtgattgcaatatgcaacgcataaaaatatcTAAGCTTACTGTGGTTCTGCCAACGAAGCTGAAAGAAATATCTTGCCATCATTGTACAATATGCCTATACTTGGGGTTGCAGGTTTGTAAACACTCATCGCTAAACTGTATAGCAAAGAAGCGGGCATGCAGTTATGTGCAGTTATGCGGAATGTGTTGTGATATATACAGCTTTCTCTTGTCAGCACTATTCAGTACCGTCGAAGAAAAATTTGATCTGTAGGTGCTTCGTTTTGCCAGTTTGAAAGACATTGTATAAACGGTTGGTATCTTTCCACCAAGTTATCTGTTGACAATACTAATAACGACATTATTCAAGTAAAATAGGGTCACGATACGTCTCTAATCCACATGGTTAACGCGGAGGTTGAAAACATCTTTTTATGTGAACGTTTCTGGAACACATATAAAAATTATATGCTCCCTCAGTATTTATTGCCTGTTTTCCGAAACTATTACCTTCGCATTGAGAGAATAAATTTACGAAGTGACATTTCTCCTTCTTGCCTATCTTTACTGAATAATATGCCAATACATTTAAAGAAAGATATTTCAAAGGGGTTCACAAATGGTCAATCGCCTTCGCCCCAAACAAGTATCTTTATTTGGCTGATTCTGAGGTTATCTTCAACAATCCGTAGGGAAATGTGAAGTTCTCCATCGAGGTCTAAAATATGTTTTTTGTATATTCCAGATGAACGAATTTGCGATATACAGCGTACACTTCTCTGAGAGAACATCCCCTGCAGCATACCTTCAAGTTTTTTGGTGTCAAGAGCACAGGCGCCATCCCACATTAGCCGCGATTCGTTTCACAAGGGTCCTTAATGACACTATACAAGGCGTTGTAGTTACCACGTAGATTAACAGCCCTAGTCACCCAGTGCCCATGAAAGCACCTATGCTTTACGGATGTCGAGATCAATGAGGATATTTTTGCAAACAAACTCTACCAAGGATTCCGCCTCCCCTTGCCACGAAATTTACAGTTTTCTGATGTGGTGACATACGCCCGGAAGCGTCATTCTTGCTGTAACAAAACAGACGTTCTTGGCTTTACCTTACAGGCGTCTTTGTCCGTAGAGGAAGTGCACAATATCACAGAGCTGTTGAACAGTGGGGCCTGCCATTTCTCCACAAGCGTCTCTTCGCACCTTGTGTATGGTAGAATTTTACGATTTATCCGACGAAGTTTGTAGGACATAGCAGTCTTGTCTGCAAGGAAAATTTGAGAATAAATTATTATACTTTCTGAAGACACTGGAAGTAAGTAGGAGAACCGATACGTCGTTATTACTTTCACCGATGCACGATTCAGTTACTAGAAATAATTGAAGAAAATATGCTTTTAAAGTGAAACCGGTTGATTATCGTACTGTCGCAAAGGTACATTTGTTTTTAGATTTGCGGGACATCCCTCTGTATAATTGGCCATGAATGCAATATTTTTTGGTAAAACGTCAATTATAAAAATTCAGCGCAAGCAAAGCTTGTGTGCGCCACGTCAAACCGAAATGAATAATACAGTTAAACTCGCACCCATCTGAAGATATTTATAAGCGTTCAATATTGTGAGTTGCAAGATTCATATACAGCGCCAACTTAGAAATGATACGAAAAGAACTAGACCTCTGTATTGGTATCTTTAGGCCGTGCCACTAGTTTCGTTTGCGCACTGTAAGAAAGTAAATATTACTTCCTATTGAACTCCGCCATTACGTGTATGTAAATTCATGAGCGTCATTGCCTGGAGGCCCCAAGGGCCATATCCGCGAAGGGCAGAAGGCACTAGTAGCATGCGGGAGTAGGAACGCTGTTTGATTGTTCTCAAGCATTAGTTGGTGAAACCTGAAACTGGAGGCATCCGAAATAGAGAAGATAGGTGGCATCCGAATAGAGAAGAAAATAGAGAATAGAGAAGAAATAATGGGCAGCCGGTACATCTTAATTTTTATAATCGTTTTCAGTTTAAAGTGCAAAATATGGTTCGTTTAAATTCTTGCAATGTAGGTTTTGTCATAAAACGCGCTGAAAGTGCTGGTCACGCTAGCTATGATAAATACATAATAAATTGCCGATTTGAGCAAATCTTTGGCATTTATGTAGGTAATCTGGGATCTAGGCAAGGAACTGGAATAAATGTAATGTAGTAAATATTGATGGAGTAATGTTCCAAAAACTAATCACATGGAAATAAATGGCCCCTTTGAGCGAAATTGATTGGCGCAATGagctgtaaattaaaaaaaaattattacatacatttcttttgtcCTACTTCGTTGCACACATCCCTATGTGCGGAATGAGTGTACAAAGTTTGCTTCGAAAATATTTGTGCAGAAAAATGTTATAGAAGTTTGTGAAAGATGAGGTGCAGCCAAATCTCGTTTTGAGAAAAGCCTAAACAATTGCTCGAAACCATGTGAAAGATTTCGAAAACAACACATAGAGGACTAAAATGCACCACATTCATATAGCTGAGGCACCCGTGAGAGGCACTAGAGTTTCGTTTTATTGGTGTGTCTGCGCATCGACAACACAAATTCGAAAAAGTCTTTTGAATACCACTTTCATAAAAGAAATAGTACTGATTTTCGGAGCCAATGCAATGTGGTTTCGTTTTCGCAACACAAGGGTATGGGCTGGAAAACTCAAACTCCCAAACTAGTGACGAGAAGAGAATAATTTTTTACTACACGTTTCTGAATATTTGGGCATacataaaatgcaaaaaaatattctATTGCAAGAAAATTGACCTTTATATGTGGCCTTCAACATTAAAGGCAGCTAATAATAACATTAAACAATTTCGGACCCTGCGGCTTTATCAAGTTTACAATTGTAGTGCGCATATAGGCTAAGCGATTATAGGCAATTTTCAGCAAGTGAAGTTTCATTGCAGTCGGCCTTTAAGTGGTTTGGATAAGAGTTTCTGGGAATGAAACTAGCTCACTCTCGGCTGTGTATCCCCAACCAGCGATGGTGACCGGCTGCCCTGTGAGGTTCAATTCTTCTTCCGGTAAGCACACTGGCCTCACAAAGTGATCTATGTACAGAGATTCCTGCAACTGCGGAAAAGCGAAACAATAAAGTACAAGCGTCAGGAGCCAATCAACAATGCCAAAAACAGTATGCAGACTCAGAGCCTTTCACTGGCATTATATTATCTTAAACAGTAAATGCCCCCATGGTTGTCAAAGCCGGACATGTATAGATCATTGTAGCATAATTAATCTGGACTGCCTATATCGGTTCTTCGGTTCTATCGGTTCTATCGGTTCTAGCGGTTCTATATCGGTTCTAAGTGGAGCAAGCATGAAAGAATACGGTTCCATAATAACAAATTCATCAATCGTCGCGAGAGAAGACTTTTTGTCAGCGACAGATCAAGTAAGTAAAATTTTAGTAGCACTACGCCTATTAGTCTATGGCATTTCTGATGTGAAATAACCACTGGGAGATTTACAAAGAGCGACAGAGAAAAATGTCACGTGAGAATTCCAGCAACTCATCTTGGTTAGCTCAGGGGTGCCAATTTAGGAGCAGTGGCGACAATCTTGCTGGAAATATTCAGCGCAACCAAGTTATTTAATGACAAACTGGAAGCGATAATTGACTTCTAGACAAacattaatcatcatcatcatcatcatcatcttttatgtgcactgcaggactaAGGACTTTTCCTCCCATCTCCAATTGCACCtgacctgcgccaaccaattccaactagcacctgcgaattaatttcatcaccccacccagtctcctgccgtcctcgacggcgcttccctTATCTTCGCACCCATTCAGTAACAGtaatgatccaccggttaactGACCTACGAATTACACAGGTATTGCCTTTATTTAGCTGAGATTTATATATTGTATTTGTGTCCCTTTAACAGCAGCACCAACGTCGCTGTGCAAATTCTGTGCTTTCTAGCTCAATCTAGACTTGCAGTGCCACATTTGCAAACTAACCATGCTTCTAATACTCATTGTGGCACAAACATGGTGTAATTTTTAGAAGCGCTGAGTTCTAGTGTCTCAAAGCGACCATTTCGTTAATCTTTTTGTCCCTAAATACACAATAGATACACTGAGGTATTGTTCTTCGATACTAAAAAGCACAATGTTTAcatacttcttttattttttttaacatcaATGCGGCTCTTTCCTGTGTCACAACTGCAACCAACAGCTAATTTTTGTGAAAAGCCGGACCTTGTGGCGAAGTAGGGACATTGCTGGGAATAAATCGTTCACTCGACTTTTTATGTCTTTTATGCTTTACCAAGACCTCGTGCATACTAACAATAAAGTTACTGACTTTATTTGCGTTGGCTCGAATATTCAGCGTCTGCCAATGATATTCATATAATATTTCAGCTTAATGCACACTTCAAACATCGGCGAGGAGCGTAAAATATACAAAAAATAACGACAAACCTGTACAGGCATTTGCTTGAAATGTATCTTTTTTTAAATGGTAAACACAATTATGATGATGTCCAGGTCTTTCAATCAGAGCACGTTTCGCAAGATGTTGATGCACAGCTAAAAAAATGACCACAGCTTTGATCACTAGGAGAATTACCTATTCAGGCGCTTGCTTCAATAATTACCTCAGCAGGAACAGGTTTTGTTCATAGTAGATgagcgagttaatgacatcttagttgaaatcaagaaaaagaaatgggcatgggcaggacatgtaatgaggagggaaaataaccgatggtcattaagggttacggactagattccaagggaagggaagcgtagcagggggcggcagaaatttaggtgggtggatgagattaagaagtttgcagggacgacatggccacaatcagtacatgaccggggttgttagagaagtatgggagaggcctttgcccagcagtgggcgtaaccaggctgatgatgacgatgatagtaGATGAGCACTAACACTGAAAAAAAGAACTACTTTTTAAAAGCTCTGTAATTCATGCAAAGTAGATTTGGATTCAAAGCCAAGAAGCGGAGCTTCCAAATACGCCTTTGAAATTACTAAACGATACAGTTTGACCGCAATCCTACGCCGTAAGTGCAGAAGACAGGTAATAAGCTCTACATGCCTTCAGAAGGGCGATGTCGTTTTCAAGAGTGTCATCGTCGTAGTTCGGATGCATAATTATCACTTCCGCGCGAACTTCTGGGCCTTGCTGAGGTTTTGTTGCGTTGTAATAAATTACCACCTTGTGGGCCTTCTTTCCTTCCCTGCGTGaccgcaaaagaaaagaaagcaaaagagaaAGAACAATGCAGTTCCATGAAGAGACTACAGTTTAGCTGGTCACATTGACACTCAAAGTAGGAAAGAAATGGTGGCAATGAAGATAGTCTTGCCTTATGCCATTTTATTCCTGAAAGCGTTCAGGTTTTCCTATGATTCACGCTGCTATACCCA contains:
- the LOC135912119 gene encoding mite allergen Der f 3-like isoform X2, with the translated sequence MDAATKLRAGLMGKVSRKDAQHSIPVAYVGTAFTLGCFTFVFLSSVTVSIHCPRRGFLSQLTALASITAATFKVSGKNMSDPECGRSTPASRIVMGRAIPRTRLPWIVYIESTRYLTPTTRTKQVCGGSLIAHNYVVTAAHCVVDSEGKKAHKVVIYYNATKPQQGPEVRAEVIIMHPNYDDDTLENDIALLKESLYIDHFVRPVCLPEEELNLTGQPVTIAGWGYTAENKTAMSYKLRRINRKILPYTRCEETLVEKWQAPLFNSSVILCTSSTDKDACKGDSGGPVTMWRHGLGYQVGIVSFGLGCARPNGTSLHTNLHFYLPWIASEISSRRGQHVIYPSDAVNQRVTTPSKETNTPHAEAPNGKTEKLFLQLQEKSLVLRHLVHSFTNGKPQRSKARTQ
- the LOC135912119 gene encoding mite allergen Der f 3-like isoform X1, which translates into the protein MDAATKLRAGLMGKVSRKDAQHSIPVAYVGTAFTLGCFTFVFLSSVTVSIHCPRRGFLSQLTALASITAATFKVSGKNMSDPECGRSTPASRIVMGRAIPRTRLPWIVYIESTRYLTPTTRTKQVCGGSLIAHNYVVTAAHCVVDSEGKKAHKVVIYYNATKPQQGPEVRAEVIIMHPNYDDDTLENDIALLKLQESLYIDHFVRPVCLPEEELNLTGQPVTIAGWGYTAENKTAMSYKLRRINRKILPYTRCEETLVEKWQAPLFNSSVILCTSSTDKDACKGDSGGPVTMWRHGLGYQVGIVSFGLGCARPNGTSLHTNLHFYLPWIASEISSRRGQHVIYPSDAVNQRVTTPSKETNTPHAEAPNGKTEKLFLQLQEKSLVLRHLVHSFTNGKPQRSKARTQ
- the LOC135912119 gene encoding trypsin-1-like isoform X4, with product MAHNQRVSGKNMSDPECGRSTPASRIVMGRAIPRTRLPWIVYIESTRYLTPTTRTKQVCGGSLIAHNYVVTAAHCVVDSEGKKAHKVVIYYNATKPQQGPEVRAEVIIMHPNYDDDTLENDIALLKLQESLYIDHFVRPVCLPEEELNLTGQPVTIAGWGYTAENKTAMSYKLRRINRKILPYTRCEETLVEKWQAPLFNSSVILCTSSTDKDACKGDSGGPVTMWRHGLGYQVGIVSFGLGCARPNGTSLHTNLHFYLPWIASEISSRRGQHVIYPSDAVNQRVTTPSKETNTPHAEAPNGKTEKLFLQLQEKSLVLRHLVHSFTNGKPQRSKARTQ
- the LOC135912119 gene encoding trypsin-1-like isoform X3; its protein translation is MDAATKLRAGLMGKVSRKDAQHSIPVAYVGTAFTLGCFTFVFLSSVTVSGKNMSDPECGRSTPASRIVMGRAIPRTRLPWIVYIESTRYLTPTTRTKQVCGGSLIAHNYVVTAAHCVVDSEGKKAHKVVIYYNATKPQQGPEVRAEVIIMHPNYDDDTLENDIALLKLQESLYIDHFVRPVCLPEEELNLTGQPVTIAGWGYTAENKTAMSYKLRRINRKILPYTRCEETLVEKWQAPLFNSSVILCTSSTDKDACKGDSGGPVTMWRHGLGYQVGIVSFGLGCARPNGTSLHTNLHFYLPWIASEISSRRGQHVIYPSDAVNQRVTTPSKETNTPHAEAPNGKTEKLFLQLQEKSLVLRHLVHSFTNGKPQRSKARTQ